A window of Geothrix edaphica genomic DNA:
CCAATGCCTTCGTCCAGTCCGTCCCGGCCTATGCGATGTGGCGCTTCCTGGCGGGCCTGGGGCTGGCGGGCGAGCTGGGCGCGGCGGTCACCATGGTGTCCGAGATCCTGCCGAAGGACCTCCGCGGCTATGGCACCGCCATCGTCGCCGCCGTGGGGATCTTCGGGGCCGTGACCGCCAAGCTGGTGGGCGACTTCTTCCCCTGGCGCGTCACCTATGCGGTGGGCGGCCTGCTGGGCGTGGCCCTGCTCTTCCTGCGGGTGGGCCTGCGGGAGAGCTTCATGTTCGCGAAGACCCACGAGGCCACCGTGACCCGCGGGGACTTCCTCAGCCTCTTCACGGACTGGGGTCGCCTGGGCCGCTATGTCCGGTGCATCCTCATCGGCCTCCCCACCTGGTACGTGGTGGGGATCCTCATCACCTTCTCGCCGGAGTTCGCCCCGGTGCTGAAGGTGACGGGCCCAGTGAAGGCCGGCACCGCCGTCGCCTTCTGCTACACGGGAATCACCCTCGGCAGCGTGCTGAGCGGCTTCCTCAGCCAGGCCCTGCAGACCCGGAAGAAGGTGGTCGGGTGGTTCGCCGCCGGGGCTTTGGCAGGAGTCGCGGTGTACCTGACGACCCGGGGGCTGACTCCGGGGGCGTTCTACGTGCTGGCCGGCTACCTGGGCCTGGCCACGGGCTACTGGGCCGTCTTCGTGACCGTGGCCGCCGAGCAGTTCGGCACCAACCTCCGGGCCACCGTCGCCACCACGGTGCCCAATTTCGTCCGGGGCGCAGTGCCGCTCATCACGGGCAGCT
This region includes:
- a CDS encoding MFS transporter gives rise to the protein MTQTRLRTVLNLTVLVAALGYFVDMFDLLLFPIVRQPSLTALGVPAAMQIDVGAHLLNWQMAGMLLGGIFWGILGDKKGRLSTLFGSIALYSVANLANAFVQSVPAYAMWRFLAGLGLAGELGAAVTMVSEILPKDLRGYGTAIVAAVGIFGAVTAKLVGDFFPWRVTYAVGGLLGVALLFLRVGLRESFMFAKTHEATVTRGDFLSLFTDWGRLGRYVRCILIGLPTWYVVGILITFSPEFAPVLKVTGPVKAGTAVAFCYTGITLGSVLSGFLSQALQTRKKVVGWFAAGALAGVAVYLTTRGLTPGAFYVLAGYLGLATGYWAVFVTVAAEQFGTNLRATVATTVPNFVRGAVPLITGSFLFFRPSMGLVRSAWIVGIACFVLAFGALWGLPETHGRDLDFVE